One genomic segment of Nilaparvata lugens isolate BPH chromosome Y, ASM1435652v1, whole genome shotgun sequence includes these proteins:
- the LOC120355188 gene encoding uncharacterized protein LOC120355188 — MDHKPQARLLSSLYKKMVTSINGNVILYKWTEFLTTDIKILFEQFRPIILEIMLSKSKKFNGNVKWFVSLHVKLRKIVTDVDQLEITPTFHGKSRSIINIHNNVNEFHKQWEEAENIINEKFDKFIQNGSGWVIDEFQRFDLNIVKYSPIHGTGSYVLTPKRIAVKRVILNIRNEDDLCFVWSVLAYFHNNRTHNRVSDLKKLLNLININDLNFPLILEDISKFEKQNPTISINVVGYENEIVYPLLTSENQHREHKITLLLLESNGKKHYTLVRNLFRLCSLNSSESSFIPIPKFITDKKAIVNVKSDDSLSFIWSVLAFFHNKRTNRVGDLKNY; from the coding sequence ATGGACCACAAGCCACAAGCCAGATTGCTTTCCTCTCTATATAAAAAAATGGTGACGAGTATTAATGGTAATGTTATCTTATATAAATGGACAGAATTCTTGACTACTGATATTAAGAtactatttgaacaatttagaCCAATTATTCTGGAAATAATGCTTTCAAAATCGAAAAAATTTAATGGAAATGTTAAATGGTTTGTTAGTTTACATGTGAAATTAAGAAAAATTGTAACTGATGTTGATCAATTGGAAATCACACCTACATTTCATGGAAAATCAagatcaattatcaatattcataataatgtcaATGAATTTCATAAGCAATGGGAGGAggctgaaaatataataaatgaaaagtttgataaattcattcaaaatggtAGTGGGTGGGTAATTGATGAGtttcaaagatttgatttgaatatagtGAAATATTCACCCATACATGGAACAGGTTCATATGTCTTGACACCCAAAAGAATAGCAGTTAAAAGAGTCATTTTAAATATCAGGAATGAAGATGATTTATGTTTTGTCTGGTCTGTTCTAgcttattttcataataatagaaCACATAATAGAGTTAgcgacttgaaaaaattattaaatctaattaatatcaatgatctaaatttcccacttattttggaagatatttcaaaattcgAAAAACAAAACCCAACTATATCTATAAATGTTGTtggatatgaaaatgaaattgtcTATCCATTACTTACATCAGAAAATCAACATAGAGAGCATAAAATTACGCTTTTACTTTTAGAATCAAATGGTAAGAAACACTATACTCTGGTGAGGAATTTGTTTAGACTTTGTTCCTTAAATTCAAGCGAATCATCGTTCATTCCTATACCGAAGTTCATAACAGATAAGAAAGCTATAGTGAATGTGAAAAGTGATGATAGTCTTTCATTTATTTGGTCTGTCTTAGCTTTCTTCCATAATAAGAGGACTAATAGAGTTGGagacttgaaaaattattga